One Solanum lycopersicum chromosome 4, SLM_r2.1 DNA window includes the following coding sequences:
- the LOC138348035 gene encoding uncharacterized protein: MNTRRTTARRLDEEIANVGVSPQGNQVPPLEEGANDDQDPVNPPPLKDGDIRDAFLQMAQDITTQAQAVTTKTQAMTQANREVVPRENQHVGTMASLLRDFTRMNPPTTMGQKLRKTPKRSLMKTYNILYAMRLTTSEKIELATYQLKDVAQTWYVQWRDNRPLRGGLVTWEIFKKAFLDRFIPREKREAKVVEFTNLRQGDEMSRSVMGMPDDVKEECNSAMLHDIINIYLLMVHAQQVKETRAKRKSKNVKRAKSFDGGSSKGRLDIKDKPRFKKRSFNQVTIKF; this comes from the exons ATGAATACTCGAAGAACAACCGCTCgaagacttgatgaagagattgcCAATGTGGGAGTTTCTCCCCAAGgtaatcaagttcctcctcttgaagaAGGAGCTAATGATGACCAAGATCCGGTCAATCCTCCACCTTTGAAAGATGGTGACATAAGGGATGCCTTTCTCCAGATGGCCCAAGACattactactcaagcacaagccgTCACTACTAAAACTCAAGCCATGACCCAAGCTAACCGGGAGGTTGTACCACGAGAAAACCAACATGTTGGCACCATGGCCTCCCTTttgagggatttcactaggatgaatccccctacaaCTATGGGTCAAAAGTTGAGGAAGACCCCCAAGCGTTCATTGATGAAAACCTACAATATCCTCTATGCTATGAGGTTGACTACTAGTGAGAAGATTGAGTTagccacttaccaactcaaagatgtggcccaaacttggtatgtacaatggagagacaataggccTTTAAGAGGTGGACTGGTGACTTGGGAgattttcaagaaggcttttcttgataggttcatTCCTAGGGAGAAGAGGGAAGCCAAAGTGGTGGAATTCaccaaccttcgtcaaggag ATGAAATGAGCCGCTCTGTGATGGGAATGCCGGATGACGTGAAGGAAGAATGTAAttcggctatgctacatgacatTATAAACATTTATcttctcatggttcatgctcaacaagtgaaAGAGACAAGGGCTAAGAGAAAGAGTAAAAATGTCAAGAGGGCAAAatcttttgatggtggttcttcaaagggtaggcttgatatcaaagacaagcctagatttaagaagagGTCTTTTAATCAAGTTACTATCAAATTTTAG